In one window of Echeneis naucrates chromosome 17, fEcheNa1.1, whole genome shotgun sequence DNA:
- the LOC115058022 gene encoding tripartite motif-containing protein 16-like has translation MEQKGVHLNQETFCCSICLDLLKDPVTIPCGHSYCMNCIKSHWDGEDEKNIYSCPQCRKAFIPRPVLEKNTMLADLLEELKKFGLQAAPADHCYAGPEDVACDFCTERKLKAVKSCLVCLASYCEKHLQPHYDVAPLKKHKLVEPSEKLQENICSRHDEVMKMFCRTDQQCICFLCSLDEHKGHDTVSAAAERTERQRELELSRQQIQQRIQERDKDVELLQQEVEAINGSADKAVEDTEKIFTQLIRLMERRRSDVKQQIRSQQETEVSRVKELQEKLEQEITELKRKDAELKLLSHTEDHTQFLHNYPSVSALSEATDSSSINIRPLRYFEDVTAAVSELRDQLQDVLTQKGTNVSLTVTEVDVLLPQPEPEPKTRTEFLSYSQEITLDPNTVNRYLLLSEGNRKFTRMSDIQFYPDHPDRFTYWCQVLSRESLTGRCYWEVGWRGRVFIAVAYKNISRIGESYESVFGYNHKSWAFLFQNNICHNNIQTAVSGPPSSRVGVYLDHRAGILSFYSVSETMTLLHRVQTTFTQPLHAGLGLYWSGDTAEFCKLK, from the coding sequence atggagcagaaaggagttcATCTGAACCAGGAAACCTTCtgctgttccatctgtctggatctactgaaggatccggtgacTATtccctgtggacacagctactgtatgaactgtattaaatcccactgggacggagaggatgagaagaacatctacagctgccctcagtgtaggaaggccttcataccgaggcctgttctggagaaaaacaccatgttagcagATTTATTGGAGGAACTGAAGAAGTTtggactccaagctgctcctgctgatcactgctatgctggacctgaagatgtggcctgtgatttctgcaccgagagaaaactgaaagctgtcaagtcctgtttggtttgtttggcctcttactgtgagaaacacctgcagcctcattatgatgtagctccactgaagaaacacaagctggtggagccctctgagaagctccaggagaacatctgctctcgtcatgatgaggtgatgaagatgttctgccgtactgatcagcagtgtatctgttttctctgttctctggatgaacataaaggccacgacacagtctcagctgcagcagaaaggactgagaggcagagagagctggagctgagtcgacaacaaatccagcagagaatccaggaaagagacaaagatgtggagctgcttcaacaggaggtggaggccatcaacggctctgctgataaagcagtggaggacactgagaagatcttcactcagctgatccgtctcatggagagaagaaggtctgatgtgaagcagcagatcagatctcagcaggaaactgaagtgagtcgagtcaaagagcttcaggagaagctggagcaggagatcactgagctgaagaggaaagacgctgagctgaagctgctctcacacacagaggatcacacccagtttctacacaactacccctcagtgtcagctctcagtgaagctacagactcatccagcatcaacatccgtcctctgagatactttgaggatgtgacagcagctgtgtcagagctcagagatcagctacaggacgttctgacacagaaagggacaaacgtctcactgacagtgactgaagtggatgttttactgccacaaccagaaccagaaccaaagaccagaactgagttcttaagttattcacaggaaatcactctggatccaaacacagtaaacagatatctgttattatctgaaggaaacagaaagttTACTAGAATGAGTGACATTCAGTTttatcctgatcatccagacagattcacttACTGGTgtcaggtcctgagcagagagagtctgactggacgttgttactgggaggtgggGTGGAGAGGAAGAGTTTTTATAGCTGTTGcatacaagaatatcagcagaATAGGGGAGAGTTATGAAAGTGTGTTTGGGTACAATCACAAATCttgggcttttctttttcaaaataatatctgtcacaacaacatccagactgcagtctcaggtcctccgtcctccagagtcggagtgtacctggatcacagagcaggtattctgtccttctacagcgtctctgaaaccatgactctcctccacagagtccagaccacattcactCAGCCTCTACATGCTGGACTTGGACTTTACTGGTctggagacacagctgagttcTGTAAACTGAAATAG